In Nicotiana tabacum cultivar K326 chromosome 11, ASM71507v2, whole genome shotgun sequence, a single window of DNA contains:
- the LOC107762262 gene encoding ethylene-responsive transcription factor ERF025, with the protein MADHFFDVTPSDNPPPSENFSPTGSASGNVLSPRRHPNFRGIRQRNCKWVSEIREPRKTTRIWLGTFSTPEMAAAAYDVAALALKGPDAPLNFPDSAYSYPVPASLSATDIRAAAANAAAARAPPISESNSHEVLAETENYEGASTTVAATFVDEEEIFGMPKLLDEMAEAMLVSPPRMHQSTSYDESPENSDADSLWSYP; encoded by the coding sequence ATGGCTGATCATTTCTTTGACGTTACGCCAAGCGACAATCCTCCCCCTTCAGAAAACTTCTCCCCCACTGGCTCTGCTAGTGGTAATGTACTATCACCTCGTAGGCATCCGAATTTTCGAGGAATTCGGCAAAGGAACTGTAAATGGGTGTCTGAAATTCGCGAGCCTCGAAAAACTACGCGTATTTGGCTAGGTACCTTCTCCACTCCTGAGATGGCTGCTGCTGCATATGACGTTGCAGCTTTGGCATTAAAAGGTCCCGATGCTCCCTTAAATTTCCCAGATTCCGCTTACTCGTACCCCGTCCCGGCTTCTCTTTCGGCCACGGACATTCGTGCTGCTGCTGCAAATGCTGCTGCTGCTAGAGCACCTCCAATTTCAGAAAGCAATAGTCATGAAGTGCTGGCTGAAACTGAAAATTATGAAGGGGCATCGACTACTGTAGCAGCTACATTTGTGGATGAAGAGGAAATTTTTGGAATGCCAAAATTGCTGGACGAAATGGCAGAGGCAATGCTTGTTAGCCCGCCAAGGATGCATCAGTCAACATCTTACGATGAATCACCTGAAAATTCTGATGCAGATAGTCTCTGGAGCTATCCTTAA